In the Panthera uncia isolate 11264 chromosome B1, Puncia_PCG_1.0, whole genome shotgun sequence genome, tgcacccccatgtttacagcagcactatcaacaatagccaaagtatggaaagagcccaaatgtccatcgatggatgaatggataaagaagatgtggtgtgtatatatatatatacatacacacatacacaatggagtattacttggcaatcaaaaataatgaaatcttgccatttacaactacatggatggaactggagggtattatgctaagtgaaattagtcaaagaaagacaaaaatcatatgacttcactcatgaagactttaagagacaaaaaagatgaacataagggaagggaaacaaaaataatataaaaacagggaaggggacaaacagaagagactcataaatatggagaacaaacagagggttactggaggggttgtgggaggggggatgggctaaatgggtaaggggaattaaggaatctactcctgaaatcactgtttcactatatgctaactaatttggatgtaaatttttaaaaattaaataaataaataaataaataaataaatacaaaaagaaaataaaaccactattTATAACCTCCAGAAGGCATTTTAAGTCAAGCAAAAATTATTTGACTTTATTAAGTGACTAACATTGGGTTCTTCCTAAGGTGAACATCAAACTTCTCATTATCTCTGTCTCACTATCCAAGAAAGTTAGGAGGCTATTTTGCAtcacaattgtttaaaaaaaacttaagaattaGATCACATGgtttttcaattttgctttttagaCTATGGCTGCATATCGGAATCAGAAAATCAAATCCAACCACAATCAGCATTGAAAGtaagttcattttcatttcatcttattttctccAAATACCTATGTAAAGGCTGGtctttttcagaataaatatttcctaaatgcaCATGGGTCTTCCACAAAAATCTCCATGAAAATGGATTGGAGAATTGGCAAGAATGACTAAGAATGTGAGTCCTCTGACCCTCATGTGATCCTTTCTGGAAATAGGCAACTTTGGGGGATacctataaaaagaaataataacagtttCAACTGATCAATTTCATACCATGTTTGTTATAGGCCCTTCAGCATCAACTGGAATCATTTCAGGCTCTCCGAATACAGACTTTGCAGAATGTTAGCATGGTATGTTTCTTTTAATCTCTATATGGGAAATAGCCAAACTTAAGATACCACTCCACATCTGTAAGCTAATGATCATTATCCAACTGATTAGTTTTTGTTAGAATATAATAAAAGGTTACAAATATTCCAGGCTCAAAATTTGTTTGAGGGGAACTATTTCTGTTACAGTTGAATTTGGGCCAACTATAGTCAAAAAGGAATAGTACTCGccgattttttaaaaacatatatgtttAAAGTGCTACCTATATACAGTCTACAAATAGGAACTCTCATTATAAGTGATGTGAAATCTAACTCAAAGTGACTTAGGGAAAAAGTGTACTTGATTAGCACACATAACTGAAGAGCCTGGGAACAGTTCACCTGAGGATGGCTTAATCCATATGATAAGGACTTCTGTCATAAGGAACAACGCTCCTTATTTTGGTTCTGCTTTCCACTGTAATGGATTTTCAGACTTCATGTGGTAGCAAAAGAGCTGCTAGAAGTTCCAGGCTTTTATCCTTCCAGATTCCAGTTGGAGAAGAGATGATGCTTTTCTCTCTTAACAGTTTTTCCTAAGGTTCTTGGCCTGACTTGGCTGCCCCAGATTGGGTCATATGCAATGCCTGAGCCAATCCCTGTTCAAAGGGAGGCAGTGTTCTGACTGGTTAGCTCTCGGTCACATGCAGCTGGAAGTGGGATCACCAAAGGCTCGTGGGACTTTATCCAGAACAAATAAGGGACAGTATTTACAGAGGATAGGGTACAGATACTGGTGGTGCTTAACACAACACATATTGACTAAAGACCTAATATAAACTTCATCCTAATATTCTTGTACTAAAAGCAAGTgcaaggaaatggaaagagaagataAACTCCTCCTGAGTGACAGAATGGATTCTATTCTGATGACAGAGATCAAAAGTCTCTGCTTTATTCAACAATGTAAAACTCAAGCATCCAAAATTACTTGAATATtgttcataaaattttattgctttactaaattttttgtttatcatataataaaggtataattttctttaaaattcctgTAATAACAGAGattataataaattacattatatgaatgaaaagaatttttatgTGCAGGAAATTTAAAGGTATCATAATATCTATTATTGCTATACATTCATAAGTTTCTAAATCTGAAATCAAATTCTAACATTatcaatttatcttttaaaggtACAGTCTGAAATCAGTGAAATCTTGAACAAAAGTATTATTGAAGTAGAAAACCCACAAtttaactcagaaaaaaatctaGTATTCGGAACACGCCTTGAAAAAGCTTTGGTATGTTATTCTGTTCAAAACTACTTCTCTATTTAGGTACTTCAAAAATGTTACTACAACCAGTTTATCTTCCCCTTTACATTCTTACCTTCTTCGTGGGGCAAACGGACTTTGTGGGGCAGAGGAATACCTAAAAGATTCCCAAGTAAACTGAAATACAAGGCAAGTTTTTTTAGCCTTTCTATCCACTTAGGAATTGTTCTACTTTTAGTAGGATTGACCTAGACCTGAGGTGAATTCCCTAGAAACAAGCTAGAACGAGAGTCACTCTGTCTACGCTGATTAGAACTCGCATTTCTAGAATAGTCACAGCCCTAGAATCATCCAAAATAGGAAATGCAAAGGTTGACCCAACAGCCCAGAAGTGGAAATATTCATTTCCCTTAAACTACCTACTGCATTTGACCTATTGCTTCTATCTTCCCCATCAATCTATGATGGCCTCTTGAAGGattctaaatttctatttctgaaattgaGGGGTTTGGCCCATGTATGTCACCCTCTGAGGAAATAAGCACAATTTCTAAGCAAATTGTGAAGACCAGAGTTACAGATCTCAAAATAACTGTTGTTAGATTTTTCTAGAGAAAATTAATCACATTTGTTAGGTTTCTTTGCTGTAGAAATggataaaatgttcattttggtTATAAAAGcaaatcctccacaaaatattttcttgatttgCTGGTCATGTGGCAAATGATAATACATTTACAGTGTGCTTTTTATTGTCACTAGCCTATAGAGAATCAAGAAGAAATCCTTTCTATGGAGAAAATTCATCCTTTTGAGGAGTCTAACGCTATTCATTCAATGGAAGAAAAATTCAGCGGTGATAGTGTTAACAGTCTCTCTCAAGGTATAGATATGACATCCCAGATAAATTTCAAGGACGTATTAACTCTGAGAACTTCAACAGACAATTCACCTTCAAACATAATTATGAATCCTTCAGAAAATTCTGACATGTTGAAAAATTATAgtaatctttataattttctaccTAATGTACCTCAAAATGTGATGTCTCAAGCTGATACAGTAATTCTGGATAAATCCAAAATTACTGAGCCTTTTCTCAAGCACAGATTTTCTGAAAACTTAGATGATATCTGCCATTCTATCAAACAAATGAAGGAAGAGCTACAAAAGTCACATGACAGAGAACTGGCACTTACAAATGAActtcaaactttaaaaactgaaagaaatgttcCAAGCAATGGTAAATATGAACTGTCTtcaattcacaaagaaaaaaataattttattaaggaagaaaatatagaaagtaaCTTAAATGAAGATATGAAATCAAAGAGAATTTCTGAATTAGAGGCATTAGTAAACAAATTACTCCCACTCAGGGAAACAGTGTCaaaattccatgtgaatttttgcaggaaatgtaaaaaattatcTAAGAGTGAAATACACAggggaaagagaaatgagaaaaacagtaaagaaattcCTATCACTGGCAAGACTATTAcagatttaaaattccattccAGAGCTCTAAGACATACACTGCCATTCTCTGACtcaacaaaatatgaaataaaagacaaagaaatgcaaCCGTTAGTAATAAAACAAGGGccaataatatttgaaaatgagaaaacatccaAAGTCAATTCTGTTACTGAGCAGTGTGTTGCAAAAATTCAGTACTTACAGAATTACCTAAAAGAGTCTGTGCAGATACAAAAAAAGGTAACAGAACTGGAGAATAAAAATCTAACCCTTAAGACCAAAATAAAACCTCTTGTCTTTACCACACAATCTCTAATACAGAAAATCGAAATATATGAAAAGCAACTTAAGAATTTGGTTGAAGAAAAGAACACTATTCAGTCcaagttaattaaaaaagaagaagatagtAAAGAATGTcttaaagaattgaaaaaaataattggtaaatATAATGTTCTCATAGGACAAAATAAAACTCTAGAGGAAAACAACAATCAACTTTCTTTGGAGAAGCAACAAATGATAGAAACATTAGATCAACTAAAAAGCAAGgaacacaaaattcaaaatgatatgGCCACGgtcaataatgaaaataatcgTATGAGTATAGAAATGgaatcaatgaaaacaaatattctattgatacaagaagaaaaggaaatgctagaGAAAAAGACATACCAGCTTTTAAAGGAAAGAAGCTCGCTTGAAAATGAACTGAAGGAAAACCAACTAGAGATAATGCAgctaaaagagaaggaaatattgGCAAAAACTGAACAAGAGACACTTTTTCAAATAATAGaaacagttaaaaatgaaaaacttaatctCGAAAAAACATTACAAGAATCTATTGCTGCTAGacaaatgatggaaagagaaattgagaataTTCAA is a window encoding:
- the CCDC110 gene encoding coiled-coil domain-containing protein 110, which gives rise to MSPEKHPEEEDEVECVLLSASKILNSSDRIKESGGSETDYGCISESENQIQPQSALKALQHQLESFQALRIQTLQNVSMVQSEISEILNKSIIEVENPQFNSEKNLVFGTRLEKALPIENQEEILSMEKIHPFEESNAIHSMEEKFSGDSVNSLSQGIDMTSQINFKDVLTLRTSTDNSPSNIIMNPSENSDMLKNYSNLYNFLPNVPQNVMSQADTVILDKSKITEPFLKHRFSENLDDICHSIKQMKEELQKSHDRELALTNELQTLKTERNVPSNGKYELSSIHKEKNNFIKEENIESNLNEDMKSKRISELEALVNKLLPLRETVSKFHVNFCRKCKKLSKSEIHRGKRNEKNSKEIPITGKTITDLKFHSRALRHTLPFSDSTKYEIKDKEMQPLVIKQGPIIFENEKTSKVNSVTEQCVAKIQYLQNYLKESVQIQKKVTELENKNLTLKTKIKPLVFTTQSLIQKIEIYEKQLKNLVEEKNTIQSKLIKKEEDSKECLKELKKIIGKYNVLIGQNKTLEENNNQLSLEKQQMIETLDQLKSKEHKIQNDMATVNNENNRMSIEMESMKTNILLIQEEKEMLEKKTYQLLKERSSLENELKENQLEIMQLKEKEILAKTEQETLFQIIETVKNEKLNLEKTLQESIAARQMMEREIENIQKYQSTAEENFLIEIKNAKSEASIYKNSLSEMGNECEMLSKMVMEIKTDNQILKEELKKHSQENIKFENSISRLAEDKILLENYVRSIENERDTLEFEMRNLQREYLNLSEKICSQQSDLSKMGYISRREKLHFEKYDIYEDISGPRSRPLAPDLKGNPSQVYQLLPSKICK